The stretch of DNA GCTTTAGTGGTATAAGGTGTTGTTGGTAAGTTACCACTATAAATAGATGAGCAACCAGTAGCATTAGCAATTAATAATCGATCACCGTAAAGCTGAGTTAATATTTTTATATAAGGTGTTTCACCACAACCAGAACAAGCTCCTGAATATTCAAATAGAGGAGTAATTAGCTGCGATGTACGTATGTCAATACGTTCTAAAATTGTGGTATTAATTTCAGGTAAATTCAGGAAAAAATCGTAATTAGTTTTCTCTGCTTGAAGAAAATCGAGGTGTGAAACCATATTAATAGCTTTATGTTCTCTATTCTTCCGGTCCCTAGCAGGACAGACTTTAACGCATAGTCCACAACCTGTACAATCTTCTGGTGCTACTTGCAGTAAATATTTTTGTCCATACATATGACGCATTTTGGCATCAATAAATTTTAGGCTAGTAGGAGCGCCATCTAGCGCTGTCGGAGCTACTACTTTAGCACGTATAGCTGCATGTGGGCATGCAGCAACACAATAATTACATTGTGTACAAAGCTCAGCTGTCCATATTGGAATGGTTTCAGCAATATTACGTTTTTCCCAACGAGCAGTACCTATAGGCCAAGTACCATCTGGTGGAAAAGCAGATACTGGTAAAGTATCACCTAGACCTGCTAGTATGACAGCGGTAACTGTTTTGACAAAATTAGGTGCTGTATTAGAAACTATGGGTGGCAGTATAGGACTATCTTTATTTATATGACCAAGAGGTACCTCAATTAGTGCGTTACATGCTGCCTTGATTGCTTGTAAGTTTGACTTAATCCATTCTTGACCTTTATGGCTATAGCTAGTTATAACTGCTTGTTGTAAAGCTTGTTGTGCTTGATCTATAGTTAAAATATTAGTTAATTGGAAAAAAGCTATTTGCATAATAGTATTAATTCTATTACCAAGTTTACATTCAAGTGCAATCTTCTGAGCATTGATAACATAAAAACGCGCTTGACGTTGAACTAGTAGTAGTTGTACTTCCTGTGGTAATTTAATCCATACTTCTTCATAACTATAAGAAGTATTCATTAGAAATATTCCTCTAGGACGTAATCGAGAAATTATATGGTATTTATTAAGTAAGGAATATTGGTTACAGCTAATATAATCTGCTTGATTGACTAAGTAAGCTGAATTAATTGGTTTATGGCTTATTCTTAAATGGGAAACAGTCAAGCTACCTGCTTTTTTAGAATCATAAACAAAATAACCTTGTACAAATAATGATGTATTATTTCCAATAATCTTAATATTGTTTTTAACAGCTGATACTGAACCATCACTACCTAATCCGTAGAATAATGCTTCTAATTTAGCCTGACGTGGTAAAGGATTATCTGGTATTGATAGTGATAATTGAGTAACATCATCAAATATTCCTACTGTAAAACGCTTACGGGGATTTAATAATGTGAGTTCTGTGAAAATTGCTATTACACACGCAGGATCAAACTCTTTAGAAGCTAGCCCATAGCGGCCACCTATAGTACGTGGTAATGTTTTACGTTGACCTAAACTATAGCTTTCTGCCAATGCTGTCATTACATCTAGATATAAAGGCTCAGCTAAAGCGCCCGGTTCTTTAGTACGATCTAAAACAGCTACTGCCTGAACTGTTGTCGGAATAATAGCTAGTAAATTAGTTGCAGAAAAAGGACGATATAATCTAACTTTGACCATACCAACTTTTTCATTGCGATTAAGTAAATAGTCAATGACTTCTTTGCAGGTACCAATTGCTGAACCCATAATTATAATTAGCCTATCTGCTTCTATATGGCCATAATATTCAAACGGATTATATTGACGGCCAGTACTAGTTGCAAAACTATTCATTGCTTGCTGAACATGATAAAAAGCATTCTTATACCAAGAATTAGTAGCTTCCCTAGTTTGAAAATAGGTATCTGGATTAGCTGATGTTCCACGAATAACTGGTCTATCAGGAGTTAATGCGCGACTACGGTGTGCGTCGATAGCAGCATGAGGTATTATTGATTTTAGTGTATCATCTGAGATAGGAACTATTTTAGTTATTTCATGTGAAGTACGAAATCCATCAAAAAAATGGATAAATGGTAGACGACTATTTAAGCTAGCGATTTGAGCAATTAAAGCAAAATCCTGTGCTTCCTGTACATTACTTGCACATAACATGGCACAACCAGTCTGACGTACTGACATAACATCTGAATGATCTCCGAAGATTGATAATGCATGAGTAGCTATAGTCCTAGCAGCAACATGTAGCACAAAAGGCATGAGTTGCCCTGCAATTTTATATAGCGTAGGAATCATTAGTAATAAACCTTGGGAAGAAGTAAAAGAGGTAGATAGTGCGCCAGTTTGTATTGCACCATGTACTGTTGCAATTGCTCCAGCTTCAGATTGCATTTCTACTACCCTAGGTATATCACCCCAAATATTGGTGGTCCCTAAATCAAACCAGGTTTTTGCCTGTTCCGCCATTGTTGAACTAGGAGTAATAGGGTAAATAGCAATTACTTCGTTCACTCGGTAGGCAACAGAGGCTACCGCATTATTTGCGTCTGTAGTAATCATACTTAACCTTTCTAAATATTCAGTTTAGATTATTGTGCACTAATCATATTTTCCGGTTGTACCCATTCATCAAATTGTTTTTCTGATAGATAACCTAATTTTATTGCAGCTTGTTTCAATGAAATACTCTCTCTATAAGCTTTTTGTGCAATTTCTGCTGCTTTATCATAACCAATATGTATGTTAAGTGCAGTAACTAGCATAAGTGACTGATTTAATAACTGTTGAATACGATCATAATTAGGTTCTATACCTATAACGCAATTTTTATTAAAACTATTAATACCATCTGTTAATAAGCGTACTGATTGCATAAAATTATAAATAACCATAGGACGATAAACATTTAGTTCTAATTGACCAGAAGCACCACCAATATTAATTGCAGCATCATTACCCATTACTTGACAACACAGCATAGTAATAGCTTCACATTGTGTTGGATTAACTTTACCTGGCATAATAGAACTACCAGGTTCATTTTCTGGTATTATGATCTCGCCTATGCCACATCTAGGTCCAGAAGATAACCAACGTACGTCATTTGCTATTTTCATTAGCGATACGGCTAAGCTTTTTAATGCACCATGTGCATATACTAAAGCATCGCAGGTAGCTAGTGATTCAAACTTGTTGGGAGCAGTGACAAATGGATGACCAGTTAAATCAGCAATTATTGTGGCTGTCCGTACAGCATACTCAGGATGAGTATTGAGACCAGTACCAACTGCTGTACCACCCAGAGCTAGTTCACATAAATGTGGTATACTATCTTCTATATGTATTAGGCTATGTTCTAACATCGTTACCCAACCAGAAATTTCTTGACCTAATGTTAGTGGTATTGCATCTTGAAGATGAGTACGACCAACTTTAATAATTTTACTAAAGTTATTAGATTTCTTGCTTAGGCTATTTTTTAAATTTTTAATCTGTGGAATTAAAGATTCATATATAGTTACTACTGCAGCTATATGCATTGCAGTAGCAAAAACATCATTAGAACTTTGACTTTTATTGACATCATCAATAGGATGAATTAGTCGTGCTTTACCACGTTTACCACCCAATAGTTCGCTAGCTCTATTAGCTAGGACTTCGTTCATATTCATGTTACTTTGAGTACCAGAACCGGTCTGCCAAATCACTAGAGGAAATTCATTATCATGTTTACCAGCTAGAACTTCGTCTGCTGCTTGAATAATAGCATTAGCATATTGTTTCTTGAGTAATCCAAGTTGAGAATTAACCATAGCAGTAACTAGTTTTATTTGAGCTAAAGCATAAATTACTTCTTGCGGTATTTTTTCAGAAGAAATCTGAAAAAATTGTAGTGAACGCTGAGTTTGTGCTCCCCAAAGCTTTACTGCGGGGACCTCAATTGCCCCCATAGAGTCTATTTCTATACGTATATCATTCATACTGATTTATTCTCTTTGTGCTTTGTTTGCGATTATTTTATCTATCAATAAATTAGCAATTGTAATGGTTACTAATCTATTATTCTCTAATAATTTATTACTAAGAACTAATAATATTAGTTTATACTTATCTAAGAATAGTAGAATTTTTTCTTGAATAAATCATATTATTGTAGATTGCTTACTCAATTGCCTTTAATTAACTCTGCAGAAGTAAATGATATTACTATATGTTATAATTACTTGGTATTGAGCGTATTAATCTATGACTATTTACGGTACTGCAACTACTACCTATCATATGATATGAGCGAAAATAATGACATAATTTTACATTATGATATAATACTTATAATCTTTATCTTCATCTAAAATATTATTTTAGTGGCTAACTACTTTTATGATAAATAATGTCTAATAAGTGAGACTTAACGATTTGTAGTTCAAATATCTCGGCTAACATTAAACCTGCAATGTTAAATCTAAATATAACTAGCTACTAATGAAAATTTAATTGCTCAACGCATATTTAGCTAATAAAAAGCGGATTAACTCACGTTTTTATATTGCTCTGGGTTAAGAGATAATATATTATTATCTAATAATTCCTCTGTAGTTCAGTTGGTAGAACGGCGGACTGTTAATCCGTATGTCACTGGTTCGAGTCCAGTCAGAGGAGCCCCAAAAAACATTGTACGGTTATCTTATAACAGATAACTTTCTTCAAGTTTCCAGAAAAAAATATTAGATTAGTCTGTGTCAGATAATAATAAGATGAATTGTGAATTAGGTAGATTACTAGATTCATAAGTCTAAATAGATATAGATAATGATGAACATTATTAATAAAAAAGTTATTGTCGGTATGTCAGGTGGTGTTGATTCTTCTGTATCTGCTTTGTTATTACTACAACAAGGTTATACAGTAGAAGGTCTATTTATGAAAAATTGGGAAGAAGATGATCATGAACAATATTGCACGGTTGCTAAAGATCTAGCGGATGCACAAGCTGTCTGTAATCAATTAGGTATTATATTGCATAAGGTAAACTTTGCAGCAGAGTATTGGGATAATGTATTTGAATATTTTCTAGCAGAATATCAGGTTGGACGTACTCCTAATCCAGATATACTATGTAATAAAAATATTAAGTTTAAAGTTTTCTTAGATTTTGCAACACAAAATCTCGGTGCTGATTATATCGCTACCGGACATTATGTAATTCGTAAGGACATTAATGGAAAAAGTAGGTTACTAAGAGGATTAGATAATCAAAAAGATCAAAGTTACTTCCTTTATACCATTGGATACCAACAGATGGCCCGCTGCTTTTTCCCATTAGGCAAACTAAATAAACTCAGAGTACGAGAAATAGCAGCAAAACAAGGATTAGTAACTGCATCTAAAAAAGACTCTACTGGTATTTGTTTTATTGGCAAACGTAAATTAAGTGATTTACTTAGTCGTTATATTTCAGCTAAACCAGGAGCAATTATCACAGTTGATAATGAATATATCGGCTATCATCAAGGTTTAATGTATTATACTCTTGGTCAACGTAAAAAACTAGGTATTGGTGGTACTAAAAATGGTAGTCAAGATCCTTGGTATGTAGTAGATAAAGATATCAATCATAATTTATTAATAATTGCCCAAGGACATAATCATCCACGTCTTATGTCTAATGGTCTCATTGCCTCCAAATTATACTGGGTTGATCGTACTACTTTAAGTACACCACTTCGATGTACCGTTAAAACACGCTATCGACAATCTGATATAGGTTGTTTAATCAAACCAATCGCTAATAATCAGTTACAAGTAGACTTTGATTATCCAGTAGCAGCAGTAACACCTGGCCAGTCTGCAGTATTTTATCTAGCAGAACAATGTATAGGTGGAGGTACTATAGAGATAAGAAAACCATTAGGGAGCTAATTTTAGCTTTTATCACCTACTAGACAGTACACCAAAATAGTTATATCCTAAATTTAAACTACTTCAGTTTTCTTTATTCTTCAATATAAATCAACTATCCTAAGAGCTATACTTGATATTTAATCAAGAAATAAGTTATCAGTCTTTACTGTAATGGCACGTCAATAGTTAAGCAATATCGTTATATTATAATTAAATATATTATATATAATTTTATTAGTAGCAATAGATATTGCTATTCTATCTAAATAGAAGGTAGTAAACTATAGTTTATGTTAAATTTACGGCTATTAGCGCATATAAAATAATATCGGAAATAGATAAAAATGGAATTATGTTCTTTAACCGCTATTTCTCCTATAGACGGTCGTTACAGTGATAAAGTAAACTTATTACGGGCAATTTTTAGTGAATTTGCCTTACTAAAATTTCGTGTCCAAGTAGAAGTACGTTGGCTACAAAAACTAGCTTCTTGCGCTAATATTAAAGAAATAGCCTCATTTGATGATAAGACAAATGCTTATCTTGATGCTATAATAAACAATTTTAGTTTAGAAGATGCTGATCGTATTAAGACTATTGAACGTACGACTAACCATGATGTTAAAGCCATTGAATATTTTCTAAAAGAAAAAGCAGTAACATTACCTATTTTACAAAAAGCTAGCGAATTTTTTCATTTTGCTTGTACATCAGAAGATATTAATAATTTATCTTATGCTCTAATGCTTGCTACTGCTCGTAAGGAAGTAATACTGCCTATTTGGCAGAAAGTGATTCATGCAGTTAAAAAACTAGCAATAAACTATCGAGATATACCTATACTATCACGTACTCATGGACAGCCAGCAACTCCATCAACTTTAGGCAAAGAAATGGCTAATATAGCCTATCGTCTGGTACGACAGTATAATCAATTAGAAAAAGTAGAAATTCTTGGTAAAATTAATGGTTCTGTAGGTAATTATAACGCCCATATAGCCGCTTATCCAGAAGTAAATTGGCATAATTTAAGCAAAAAGTTCGTTACAGAACTTGGTATCCAATGGAATCCATATACTACACAAATTGAACCTCATGACTATATTGCTGAATTATTAAACTGTATAGCACGTTTTAATACAATACTTATTGATTTTAACCGAGATATATGGGGCTATATTAGCCTAAATTATTTTAGCCAAACAACTCTCGTTGGAGAGATTGGCTCTTCTACGATGCCGCATAAAGTAAATCCTATTGACTTTGAGAAATCAGAAGGTAATTTAGGCCTTGCTAATGCAATTAGTAGCCATTTATCTTCTAAGTTACCAATATCACGCTGGCAACGTGATTTAACTAATTCTACAGTGTTACGTAATTTAGGTGTTAACCTGAGCTATAGTTTAATTGCGTATGATGCAACTTTAACAGGAATTAATAAACTTAAGGTCAATAAGAATTGTCTATTAGATGATTTAAATTTAAATTGGCAAATACTTGCAGAGCCAATCCAAACTATAATGCGTCGTTATGGTATTGATCAGCCTTATGAACAGCTTCATACTTTTACTCATGGTAAGCATGTTACCGCAGCTGAACTACAAGAATTTATTGATAGTTTACCATTGCCTAATGAAATTAGGTCTCAACTAAAAGCCATGAATCCAACTAATTATATAGGCTATGCAACTTCATTAGTTAATGAAGTTATTACGTTAATTGATAAACTATGCTAACTAAATTAGTTTAGTTCTTCTCAAGAAGAACTATCCTATTTCTCCTTGAGAATAGTTACTGGGTTAATCTTACTAGCGCGTTGCGCTGGATACCAACTAGCTACTAAACTGAGTAACATAGCAGCACCTAAAACCCCAATAACATTGGTCCATGATAATTCAGTAGGGATAAAATTAATAAAATAAACATTACTAGATAATAATGATAAATCGAGTAATTGTTCAATGAATTTTGCTAATGTTGTTAAATATGTAGCTATCACTACACCGATAGTAGCACCAAGTAGACCACCAAGTAATCCCACAAGTAAACCATACCAGATAAAAATTGCATACACAAAACTTTCTTTAGTACCTAGGGTGCGTAAAATAGCTATTTCGGCACGTTTATCTTTT from Baumannia cicadellinicola str. Hc (Homalodisca coagulata) encodes:
- the fumC gene encoding class II fumarate hydratase; this encodes MNDIRIEIDSMGAIEVPAVKLWGAQTQRSLQFFQISSEKIPQEVIYALAQIKLVTAMVNSQLGLLKKQYANAIIQAADEVLAGKHDNEFPLVIWQTGSGTQSNMNMNEVLANRASELLGGKRGKARLIHPIDDVNKSQSSNDVFATAMHIAAVVTIYESLIPQIKNLKNSLSKKSNNFSKIIKVGRTHLQDAIPLTLGQEISGWVTMLEHSLIHIEDSIPHLCELALGGTAVGTGLNTHPEYAVRTATIIADLTGHPFVTAPNKFESLATCDALVYAHGALKSLAVSLMKIANDVRWLSSGPRCGIGEIIIPENEPGSSIMPGKVNPTQCEAITMLCCQVMGNDAAINIGGASGQLELNVYRPMVIYNFMQSVRLLTDGINSFNKNCVIGIEPNYDRIQQLLNQSLMLVTALNIHIGYDKAAEIAQKAYRESISLKQAAIKLGYLSEKQFDEWVQPENMISAQ
- the nifJ gene encoding pyruvate:ferredoxin (flavodoxin) oxidoreductase: MITTDANNAVASVAYRVNEVIAIYPITPSSTMAEQAKTWFDLGTTNIWGDIPRVVEMQSEAGAIATVHGAIQTGALSTSFTSSQGLLLMIPTLYKIAGQLMPFVLHVAARTIATHALSIFGDHSDVMSVRQTGCAMLCASNVQEAQDFALIAQIASLNSRLPFIHFFDGFRTSHEITKIVPISDDTLKSIIPHAAIDAHRSRALTPDRPVIRGTSANPDTYFQTREATNSWYKNAFYHVQQAMNSFATSTGRQYNPFEYYGHIEADRLIIIMGSAIGTCKEVIDYLLNRNEKVGMVKVRLYRPFSATNLLAIIPTTVQAVAVLDRTKEPGALAEPLYLDVMTALAESYSLGQRKTLPRTIGGRYGLASKEFDPACVIAIFTELTLLNPRKRFTVGIFDDVTQLSLSIPDNPLPRQAKLEALFYGLGSDGSVSAVKNNIKIIGNNTSLFVQGYFVYDSKKAGSLTVSHLRISHKPINSAYLVNQADYISCNQYSLLNKYHIISRLRPRGIFLMNTSYSYEEVWIKLPQEVQLLLVQRQARFYVINAQKIALECKLGNRINTIMQIAFFQLTNILTIDQAQQALQQAVITSYSHKGQEWIKSNLQAIKAACNALIEVPLGHINKDSPILPPIVSNTAPNFVKTVTAVILAGLGDTLPVSAFPPDGTWPIGTARWEKRNIAETIPIWTAELCTQCNYCVAACPHAAIRAKVVAPTALDGAPTSLKFIDAKMRHMYGQKYLLQVAPEDCTGCGLCVKVCPARDRKNREHKAINMVSHLDFLQAEKTNYDFFLNLPEINTTILERIDIRTSQLITPLFEYSGACSGCGETPYIKILTQLYGDRLLIANATGCSSIYSGNLPTTPYTTKADGRGPAWANSLFEDNAEFGLGFRLTIDQHRKRVLRLLNKHRLILPPLLFEGLCATDTSVEERRKQIAELRILLNKLKTKNTEVNQLYDNADYLVDKSIWLIGGDGWAYDIGFGGLDHVLSLTENINILVLDTQCYSNTGGHQSKATPLGAVTKFCEQGKLKARKDLGISMIMYGHIYVAQISLGANMNHSVKTIQEAETYPGPSLIIAYCPCEAHGYDLALSHIQMQKLTAAGFWPLYRFDPRRYDEGKLPLILDSRLQIKELSTILLNEQRFRRSNVNLDIEREIKQKYEFLARMAGS
- the mnmA gene encoding tRNA 2-thiouridine(34) synthase MnmA, with product MNIINKKVIVGMSGGVDSSVSALLLLQQGYTVEGLFMKNWEEDDHEQYCTVAKDLADAQAVCNQLGIILHKVNFAAEYWDNVFEYFLAEYQVGRTPNPDILCNKNIKFKVFLDFATQNLGADYIATGHYVIRKDINGKSRLLRGLDNQKDQSYFLYTIGYQQMARCFFPLGKLNKLRVREIAAKQGLVTASKKDSTGICFIGKRKLSDLLSRYISAKPGAIITVDNEYIGYHQGLMYYTLGQRKKLGIGGTKNGSQDPWYVVDKDINHNLLIIAQGHNHPRLMSNGLIASKLYWVDRTTLSTPLRCTVKTRYRQSDIGCLIKPIANNQLQVDFDYPVAAVTPGQSAVFYLAEQCIGGGTIEIRKPLGS
- the purB gene encoding adenylosuccinate lyase encodes the protein MELCSLTAISPIDGRYSDKVNLLRAIFSEFALLKFRVQVEVRWLQKLASCANIKEIASFDDKTNAYLDAIINNFSLEDADRIKTIERTTNHDVKAIEYFLKEKAVTLPILQKASEFFHFACTSEDINNLSYALMLATARKEVILPIWQKVIHAVKKLAINYRDIPILSRTHGQPATPSTLGKEMANIAYRLVRQYNQLEKVEILGKINGSVGNYNAHIAAYPEVNWHNLSKKFVTELGIQWNPYTTQIEPHDYIAELLNCIARFNTILIDFNRDIWGYISLNYFSQTTLVGEIGSSTMPHKVNPIDFEKSEGNLGLANAISSHLSSKLPISRWQRDLTNSTVLRNLGVNLSYSLIAYDATLTGINKLKVNKNCLLDDLNLNWQILAEPIQTIMRRYGIDQPYEQLHTFTHGKHVTAAELQEFIDSLPLPNEIRSQLKAMNPTNYIGYATSLVNEVITLIDKLC